The nucleotide sequence AGTTTTGGTAGATACTAACTTATCTATAGTAGAATAGGATAATGATATCAAAATGTATCAAAATGTAAACGACGAGATTGACAAAAaccaaaatgtaataaattaaagctaaacttaacattacaataaattgcAACGAATGAAAATTGACCCTATTCCCACGAGCATAATTTTGGTTGCTTCTCAGTTATCAAACAATCACACGTCGAAAACAAGCGTGATgagaaaaaaagtaaaagtcaGGTAGATCACAAGTGAACTTACAAGTTGACccacaatttcaaatttcacttTCAATTACTTCGACAGCTAGAAAAATATGCAAAGAATTGGTCAATATAAAAGGTTTTGCGTAACCATTAAATAAGActgttatttacatatatttcaatactGAGATGCGAACGCATTAGCAAACAGAGATCGGAGGAGAAAGTAAAGACAATACGTGCATTTATCGTTAGATGTGGCAACAAATGATCGTCAAATTGCCCTATTGTGGTCCGACATGTTTTGATACGGCCATTTGCAAATTCAATGTTGTGTTTcttgttactttttaaaaatcgatGGCGATTGTGATTAGGTTATtgcttttgaattttaaataaagttagtaTTTTTGctacctaatattttaatttacaacgTAAAATGAATGTATAGTCAATGAATAATTCTatttgtactttattttattctatttcgacttatattaaaaatttcctAATCGAAAGATGTAGATCCCTATTCAGTAAATTTTAGAACAGTAGCAACctgcaataaaatatccataagAGTTAGTTAGCATCAACATAAATAGAGTTTAACTACCGATGATAAAATTCAAGAGGCTATTGTAGACCTAACGACTGTTTTACAACATACAACATAGACACTATCACCCGTAATATAATTCTTTAGAAATTCTTATTAAGGTTCATGAGTGTAGATTTTATTTGGCTTGCAGTAATAGCTCTTCATACGAGTTTACAAACACATTAACCTATTTTATGGGCTTAATACTGAGGGCTCTTAAAGCCATATTCCTTTTATTGCTTTAAAGTTAACATTATGTAAGGTTACGCTTATTTGTTTAGAGTTACGTAATGACTTGGATGCTTATGGAATCTTGTGCATAATTATTAGTATCTTATGAGTAGTAATAAAACTTTGAACCGCtgcatcaaaacaaaaatgtgtttttacaTTCATATCCAGAAATTTCcaatttaaaaacatcaatCAATcactaaaaatgttttttgaatCTTCGAACTCGATTGACAAACCGACTAATTATTTCCTTCTTCCACAGTGCATAGCCCTTGCGTTGGTATCAGTCCACGCCGAGCCCCCATCCGGCTACAACTACAACCGCCCCTCAGGAGGCGGAATCAGCGGTGGCTTCAGCGGCGGCTTCAGCGGCGGCCTGAGCGGCGGCGGCAGCTACCGCGCCGTCTCCTCCGGCTACCAGACCTCCGAAGGCCAGAACGTCGACCCCCAACTCTTGGAACAAGTCCGCCAGATCCTCCTTAAAGAAGAATCTCAATCTTCATCTGGATCAGGATTCGGCGGTGGATACGCCAGCGCTCCCTCTTCGTCCTACGGTGCCCCTGCTCCTTCCTCATCTTATGGAGCCCCATCCTCCTCATACGGTGCCCCATCTACCTCTTACGGTGCCCCATCTGCCCGCGTTGTAGGCATCGACCTTGAAGGAGTCCGTCAGGCTATCCAAGTCGCTCAGTTCGAGCAGTCCGGAGGCTCTTCAGGTGGATACCCATCTGGACCTTCCTCCTCGTACGGTGCCCCCGCCCGCGCCCCCTCCGGCAGCTACGGCGCCCCCTACTAAGTAACCAACCAAAAAAATGACAGGGCAGTTCAGTTTTCAGTCACTAAAAATGAATGATCCCTGTCGGTCGACGTTATTCGTGAGCGCTCTATACATCTGTGGGCGCATGCGAATGTTTAAAAAGTTCGGCCGGTGGCCACGTACAATGTAGGTGGTGCCGGTCCGGCCGAGTCGTTCCACCTTCGGCCAACGCCTGCGACTGTGCACGATCACGGGTTACCAGTTCTCCTGCGAAAGTCACTGCTTAATTTTCATCACTCCGGctctttatctttattataacaaGAGAAAGATTCAGATAGATGGATGTTACGCAGTGTTTTCGTGGTTGGGCTATAGATGCACCAGCGGCGAGCCAGTCGTGACTTTTCCTGTCGAAACGAAGTGGCTTGTCGCTGGACTCGGCTCATGTCTTGTATAAAGTATCATAAGAtagcataatttatattaataagttttattatttttgtttacaaaaaaataaatacattttgacaccgtaatttgtacttttatttattgttatcctGATTCATCGAATCATGGCAGTTTCattaatttcttcttttctaTTGCTTGgtttattttcgaaatacTGACAACTGAGTACTACTATCCAATTGTAAAATACGAGGATATACGACATCTAAGAGACCCTTACCCAATACTTCTGGCTATGTGAAACTCAAAccactataataatttagacgaccattaatttgttttgtctaAAACACCTTAATTTTTGTACCAATAGCGTACACGTTTAAACTgtgtatctatttttaaaactttcaaacCCGTATTAGGTAAAGCTGCGTTACCCATTGACCAACATTATGTAATACAACTAAATCATGGAAGCAATTATGACAAAGGTCAATTTCATAAGCTGAGGCAGTTTAATGGTGGCGATTGAGGTGACGATGGAAACATCTCTAGCCTTTGACTCGTTGCGCAACCAGTCGTGAGGAAAACATTCGAGGGTATATTGGCACAGTAGTAATTACGTCAAGTTGAAGGCAACCCTTATCCGCCatgatgaaaacaaaaactatttccCAGTTCCCAATCAGATTGTGAACTGgccaaaaataattcaaaactgaaccgtatatatatataagaattcaaatcataatatgttCGAAAACAAATGCGAGTGGATCaacttgaaaattataaaatctatctaacccataattttagaaaataggTGTTTCGAATTTTGAACTCCGCCGCCACTTCGCCGCCAATTTTGCGTATGACCAtgtaattagtaggtactctgtaGTACCTACTCATTCCATGCGTATGACGTTCCAAACAAAGAACCAGTATTTTTACATTCAATAACCAACCCACTattccaaattattatttatgatgtcAATTTTTAgcatatacttaattatattagctAGTTTATTACACAGCTAGTCTTGTGAAATTCGTACTCATGAAATAACATTACGTCAAAGATTTCTATCAAAAAACGATCGCCTCAGTTTTATGACAATGCAAGAATATATCGTCATCTCGTTGCTTCAGTAATTTCCTCAATCTATCATTAGCAGATGGCTGGACATTATCAAAACGCCGAGTTTCAGCCCCATGAATAAGGCGGAGATTGTGGCTTAGCTATACTAGCTATCAGAATAGCCTTGTTGCCTGAATATTACACCGGACCTACCTCCAGAGAACCCATGAACTCGAAGAGCAATAGCCAATATAATAAGGCCGAAGAATTTGATTGTTAAAACGCGCTGTTTTCTGAAACCTATATCCATATATTATAAGCCTTCGTCTAttcataaatgaatataaataaatgataattacgttgaaaataattaagactTTTGTAGTTATATGTAAGATAGTCACATTCATGAGAAATGATAAATGCAGATGATATGCTGTAaggtatttcaaaattcccatacGCAATGGAAGCGAAACCGCGAGGCATAGAAGTATAGCTAGTCATTtcataatatcataatttacaGCCCACACCAATCACATCACTGCCTTTTTTTTCGTCATTTCCTTAAGTCCTGGAGCAGTCTTTCCAAGATTTTCCCGATACGCAAACAATGTCTTCAAACTAGCGGACTGATCTGATAGTTTACCAGCAGTCTCGGCCACCATTTCATTTAAcacaaattatacaatttaagtTCTGCTTGATACCAACGTACCAACGCTTTTGGGGTTACCTAGCTACACCACCAAAAAGACTTGAGCTATTGAAAAAGGCCGTTTTAGCCCAGCTATTTTACATCAAGTGATCATTATGAAACTGCGGTCCCACGAATAATCGCGCGAATCTGCCCATAATACACATTATATAAAGTTACGCCACGCAGACAATAGTCGTATTGGACATCGCCCGAGGTGGATTCCGACTGTGATTCGGAGCGCCTATTATGTCGCAAGCATGTGCGATGCTTTAAGAAGGCGTTTAGCACACAACGATTTAGCGGAgaaagtaaaaattacaattagaaTGTGCAAGTTTagatctgtctgtctgttcagcGGTCCAGCGGTTAAGCTGGTAAACCATTGGAccgtttttgatgaaattgcaTGGATGGTAtcgatatagttaatgacccgtaaaaatatagtcaacgtttttttcaaaaatcccAAACGGGGcgaaaatctaaaataatcacgcgagcgaagctgcgggcaacaataagtaataaaatattcatacaagCTATCTATACGAAGTCTCCTGCTTAAGATATCTGGTAACTTTAAACAGAGTAAACATGTAAAGTTTAAAGACAAAATCTTACCATAATTTTAACAGTTACTAAATCTCCATTCTtaattatagttaattatCTAGACATCCTTTCAATCCCATTGTCTTGTCTTGTTACGAAAACTGGTTCCGTTCACACATTTACTATACTAATAGAAGAATCCGCCTCATTTGAATTAAGTagaacttattaaaataactagaGTTTTACCCGATCgatatgtacttataattaaCCGTAAATATCTTTAATATGTTTTGTGGTAGATACAAATCTCAATGTAATAGTGGCTTCTCAGAATTCtatctagtaatatatataattacaaaataaagtacgTGATACGTAAGTATCAATGCACTTTTAAACCTTCCTACTGTAATAGTGTCATTTTGCAAAtttgattttcatgaaatctGAGTATGAAAAGCTGAAGGCTCCGCTGAGATTCTGTGAAAGTTAGCTATTGCAAATCATAATGAAGCTTGaagaacattatatttatatatgctgaatagattatattttgtcaatCCAATTAGGTTGGTGTAGATTCGGTGTGACataataattcttattaattcAGGAAgccgtaataaaataaaatgttttccatttgccaaaaatatatttttattccttttcATTTCACTTGATGACACATCCGTCGCATCACACATCACAATAGCATAATatcattcaataaaaacatacttataataatatcgataCCTATAAACTGAAAGATCCATCACAGaccgatataaataaaaaatcactaCAATTGAACTTGTATTTTACAGATTATTCTTCATACTGTCGGCAGTTTGATCAGTTTGATAAACTTTCACgatttcgacgtacattgctgtaaaatttcacatacaagCTACGCAATGTACAACCAATCGCGTCGACATCTATCTGAATTCGCCATAGAGTGTGGAGTAGATATTGATTTAATGTCAGAATATAATCACGACTAAAATCAATAATGCGtttatttaccaaataaaagattttactaTAACGATTTtctaaatggatttgttatatacatggttttaacttaattttgaaaatgataataaaataaaaaaaattggtatctAGCGGGAATTGAATAGACTGCGGCGTAgattcaattcccgctcgaatccagatttttttcatctcattctctttttcaaaaatatttctgtttcaCAAGTCCATTTCCGCAATTAAGTAAATTCtctcatttatttagttaataataaaagagcaataagtacctaataaaaaaattatacaatttgcaTCGATTTGTGCTACCTATATCTTTTtctatgttaatttttaaatgaattagtTATATCGACTTGTGACGAACCATTCAGTTtcacatttcaaaattaaaatttacctacttattgcTAGTAATTGGCACTTAGTGAGCGAAACAATGTACAGCTTTATACATAACTAAGCTTTGTCCCGCGGCTTCCCCGCGTGAGTTTgtcacgggaacatttatttttccaggatgaaaggtaccctatgtccttctccgtacttcaaacttaatgtatgcaaattttcaagaaaattggttgagcagataaagcattaagtggtaacaaacaaatcaacttactttcgcatttataatattagttaggctCAGGATATTTCACCCTCAATATCAACGGAGAAGTAACTAGTTTCCGAAACGAGAAAATGCTATTTCACCCtcttcaaaaagaaaaaacaacttacaacaaaaattctctttcagtcatgaaataatttttttgcacatttttacaataagttTCAATTAACTCcgttaatttaataatgaggtgaagtattttttgatttgtaCACAATACGATTTAAACGCTATTTCTGTACATCAGTTTATTACCTACTAGTGAAATTGAAagttcacttttattttttttttatttaattaatatattctattgaaaatatattctattgaAAATACTGAATCCAATACATAGaattatcataaaacaatttttttttctgcaataaaattataattatttctctcgtaattttcaattcacattcttttcatttcaatctcattatgtacacaacagagatatttttgataatggaataattttcattaattcacAACCATTACTtactattttgaaaaaaaatgagtATTTAtcgatgttttttatttatttagaaaccaacaatttttttagcaCCTATGACCAAACAAAACTGACAAGcgcaataaataatgtgatttatttaattaatttaaataatttgattaaaatttaccaCTTGTTGATACctatttacatttcaaattattgtaaCAATATTCACTGATTTTTTTCCATTAGAATTCCtcaattatcataattattattagataaaattcTGCGAAAggcaacatatttttttgtaaattttgtacattcaCGACTTTACTATTTAACTTAGGAACAAATATTAGTAGACTACTAAATGCGTCACATAACATAACTGACCTTAAAATACGctcagaaaataaatacattatgcaTTATTATCACATCGCGATTAAACAtcgattttataacaaaataaaagcattttgaataatatcaaGACTTCCTccgctattttattttacagaagtattttaaattctaaaaaatcGAGGCTTACAAGACAATTTTGAGGTCTTCAGGTGTGGAAGAGAGCTATAAAATAAGGACTGCGAAACAAtcgtacaaaaatatcaaaaatttaaaaatattcaatttccaCAACACTTCAACAACATGATATGTATTgtcaacaataaaattgataaaatctCATCGCACAATTCAAAACCTACCTACTTGGATTCTGTACTAGCTAGCACCTTTCTCCTCTTCAGGCCAGAGCACCTCCGGGTGATTCAACATATAGTATATCATATGCTTCTCACTCCCATAAGTCGACGCTTTAGTTCCAAGACACATTTTGAACTGACTCTTCACCAAATTCTTATCACAGTCCACAGAATGGAATATGTGCACTAAACTATCATCTGGGGCTCTGTACACAgtcaaattagattttataaagGTTTCAAACAACTGCACGTCTTCTAAACCCCaaccttttattttcaaatcaaaccCTCCGACCCTTTCCAAATCACGCTTGTATACAGCGAGGATACCAAAACCATATTGCCTGAAGTACCCATAGTCATCATTAATATCGTTGCTGTACTTCAAATTAGCTATCTCTCTATCACTTTTAACGTCGTACTCTGAACTTGCCACGTATTTTcctaaattcatatttaacaCAACATTTTCATCCTTGAACTTATTATAGTCTTCGCCATTCACTACTTCAGGGTTATATTCACTGAACACTATCGGGAAGTACActtgattgtattttattgtatttattctaATTCTCCTTAAAGTTATATAGTTAAACATCATATCTACATCAATAAAGAACACTAGGTCGTCACTAGAACACATTTTGAGTCCTTCAGTTAGCGCCGCGCCTCGGGAGAAAGTCTTCGACCCCATGTTGACCACTCTGATCTCTTTACCGTAcgtttctttataataattaattaaagacaTTGACTTTCTAAAATCTAGGGGATTTTTGCCATCTAGATATAAAACTACTACAAGTGTCACAGCCTCGTTGGATTTCAAGACGATATCTTCATAATTCTTCATGAATCTTGAGAATATTTCTTGTCTGCCCAGTAAGGGGAGAATGAAGTAGATCATTCTATCATACACTGTATATTCCTCGAACTCTTCAGTATTCCATTTCAGTACATTTGGCAGGTTCTGCAGTTTCATCAGTCCATTTTCGAGTGCTTCTCTCACGCTGCGTTTCCCGAAATCTAGGAAACCTGTTTGCTGTTGGCTCGTCTCGTCAAAGTCATTGTATTCGTTTATAATCTCCTTTATGTTGGCACCTTTTCCAAGTATATCTGGATCCTCAAATGTTGGTGGTTCTCCCATAGGAAGTTCTCGAATCTCCATGCCTGGAATTggtgaatttttattaaacacacaATACCATAGACGATGTATAGTAAGAAACAtttgtaaatttcatttttctttgtattgaGAATTCTTAAAAATCACATGACGTGATCGTGTAGATAAGATTGATATTAACAAAAGTTctctgatttatttattacaagagCTGCATCTATAAATTATCTGCTATTGATAATGTTATCATGTTGGtgacacatattttatttggaattgcaaaaatattattccctCCTgacatttgacgacctcggtggtgcagtggtaaagttcttgccactgaaccgagaggtcctgggttcgatcccaggtcgggtcatgatggaaaatgatctttttctgattgatccaggccttggatgtttatctatatatgtattttttataaaatatagtatcgttgagttagtatcccataacacaagtctcgaacttactttggggctagctcaatctgtcctaatatatgtatttatgcaTTAACCGAGACTGTAACCTTTTTTCAATTACAAACGTTCGATGAGGTGACTCTAAAATACAGaaatgtatacttatataatcatcatcactcaatacatataataaaattaaagaaaagccaaatttgtacattggatatattttttaattcttcatggaatatacttagttactgatatagatgacgaaaatatagttttggaaatttttgtctgtctgtctgtctgaacgcgcatcactcgaaatctacggtaccgatttgcttgaaatttggtatgtaggtaccttatataacGGGTtgacatcttagatacatttcatcccggtaaatggtcaggttcccgtaggatataTTGATCTGGGTCTTGGGTTTCTAtctattatgtatgtatgatagaaaatagcatcgttgagttagcatcccataacacaagtttcggacttactttggggctaactcaatcggtgtgatttgtgtctatatatttatttattcacttatattttatctagttAAATCAATCTAAGATTTTGCTGACTGACATAGAACTGATTTTATGATGATAGCAAAAACGAAATGCTAAAACTCTAGGCCTAGATTATTAGAATGAAATTCTCAAAATGCTACCAAAGAAAATCACACAGCGGGAGTAATTTTCTGGATAATTGAAGTAAAGAAATGGTCACCTGTGAAAGTTTGCTGCAGATACGCATGCCGCCTGACCGCAGCCGTCATCTTCTTCCCCCGGTACCGCCTGTACCGCAGCAGCAAGTCCAGGACGTGGTCGACGCCATGCAGCGGCTGCAGCCGCGTGTACCCGTACAGCAGCTCGTTAAAGTCGATGATGCGCCCGCGCTGGCGGGACGGCACGTTGATGATCTCCATCACCTGAAAATTGATTCAAATGTCAGAGTTTTTAATCTAATTTCAGGgtaatgattataaaaatctaatttcatattttatttatattcctaAAGAGCTGATGGAgagattttcttaaattatagCTAGAGCGGAATAATATCAATTAGGTATTTCCTTTCGccaaataataatcattttttgCTTCAACATTTCTTGTagctataattttaataagattattattatatatattattattattatcctaTCCGGAATTGAGAATCATGAAACCTACTTCTCTGATGACATCATCAATGGACTCTTTCAGAGGTGTCTCAATCTTCCTCTTCGGGTTGTTGTGGCTCACGGAGTATATGGATCTGCTGATGAAATCGAATGGCACTATTTCGTCTAAAGTCTTCGGCTTGTAGCGGTCCATGTCAAGGGGAGCACCTGAAACcgaaatacatataatatcaaCTCATTATTAAAGTTCTACGCAATAAttgttttgcaataaataaatgaatttaatattgcAACATTTGCTAAAAaatacatctatactattattataaagaggtaagcgtagGTGTGTTtctgactttgtgagtttgtaaatTTGAGGCggttaatctccgaaactaccgaaccggtttcaataattatttcgtaattagaaaggtacattatccaagattgctatattttatctcaaaattcccacgggagtgaaatcccgggcaatatctagtcaataataatttcgttataattaaactgcgatgttattatttgttatattagaACGTCAAAACCTGGAACATGAAAATGGGTTATTCCCCTGTTTCAGATTTAGACCAGTCCGAATTCATACATGAAAATTGaacaaagtacataaatatccTGAACACTGTACGTAGgattttgaatacaaaatagTGTATAGTAGAAGTTAAGACTTATGGCTGAAcgtaacaagaaaaaaaaatggagaaCCACCTCAATGAGCTGGCATCCAGACTGTTCAAAATCAGCTATGTAAAGAGACTGAAGCGATACGATGTCCAGCAGCTCACCTCCAGATTCTAAGAAATACTGCTACACCAGTTGTAGCAGTATTTCTTAGAAAGGGTGCAAGCGCCCTTAATGCTAAACTCCCACAACGTCCATGACTGATCGCATgttaaaaacacacaaaaaaaaattaagaagtgAGAAGAACTACTTAAAATCACACAAACATTCAGTGAGTAAATTTGAGAAGACGTGGACATGgtaaaaaacattatctttCACAAGTTTTCCTCATGCAGACTGTAATACAAGGAGGATAAATTGATAGCTTTTTTACTTCCTGTCTGGAAGTGTGGACCGTTAACAAATCAAGTATTCAGCGGCTATGAATAACATTCATCAACTTGCTCCAGATACGTCCATCAAACCTGAAATTGATGTCAACGAAGCAATGCAATGCAATAATGAATCGATTTTGACAATGgacttttaaacaattttatttatgttactcACGATATCACGGATGTGTTGTGAATAAATTGTAGTAGTTATATTTTGGGTATCTTTTAGGGAGACAATTTTGCTAACAGTTTTAATGCACCATGCAGTTTTTGAAGAGACAAATTTGCTAGCAATTTTACAATAGCCTGAGTAGCCTAACAAAAATATCTGCttcaagtaattttaatagacAAGACTAGAAAGAGAGGGATTCCTCGACCGAACCTTTTTGTGTTCAGTTTCCGCTCCTTTCAAGCAtctaatattgttttcaatttgaGTCTCTCTCCctttcatctgagcattttcacGATTACTTCCTCAGCCCTTAATCACCtgagcccagggttcgctttcctacattttcgccTCCACTTCGCAATGTCGTCAACATCCCTAGTTATCTGACCATTACCACGCATATCATCCCTAAAATCCTGTCAAACTCACCTAATATCTTATTGTTCCCCAGATACCCGCGGTCTCCCACC is from Plodia interpunctella isolate USDA-ARS_2022_Savannah chromosome 15, ilPloInte3.2, whole genome shotgun sequence and encodes:
- the Chsy gene encoding chondroitin sulfate synthase 1, whose amino-acid sequence is MPRRSKWMHLAAGVVAGVTLGMFFKLCLRSSSRTTLETCPEANKYVAPDPLALIDIRPEETVQNSNRTLVFVGVMTAERYLGTRAKAVYDTWAQDLPGRIAFFSSEVSRAPGLPLVPLKTVDDSYPPQKKSFLMILYMYEKYGDRFEWFMRADDDVYVRADKLEDFLRSVDSRKAQFIGQAGRGTAAERNVLALDYNENFCMGGPGVLFSRETLRRVAPHVKYCLKHLYTTHEDVELGRCVAKFAGVPCTWSYDMQMILHHNSSGENAYTGRLKKREVHRAITLHPVKNYRHMYRLHSYFKNLRIQEIRERSVDLHRDIAASLRELAVPEDQVEDYMLPGGIPLFPAKVGDRGYLGNNKILGAPLDMDRYKPKTLDEIVPFDFISRSIYSVSHNNPKRKIETPLKESIDDVIREVMEIINVPSRQRGRIIDFNELLYGYTRLQPLHGVDHVLDLLLRYRRYRGKKMTAAVRRHAYLQQTFTGMEIRELPMGEPPTFEDPDILGKGANIKEIINEYNDFDETSQQQTGFLDFGKRSVREALENGLMKLQNLPNVLKWNTEEFEEYTVYDRMIYFILPLLGRQEIFSRFMKNYEDIVLKSNEAVTLVVVLYLDGKNPLDFRKSMSLINYYKETYGKEIRVVNMGSKTFSRGAALTEGLKMCSSDDLVFFIDVDMMFNYITLRRIRINTIKYNQVYFPIVFSEYNPEVVNGEDYNKFKDENVVLNMNLGKYVASSEYDVKSDREIANLKYSNDINDDYGYFRQYGFGILAVYKRDLERVGGFDLKIKGWGLEDVQLFETFIKSNLTVYRAPDDSLVHIFHSVDCDKNLVKSQFKMCLGTKASTYGSEKHMIYYMLNHPEVLWPEEEKGAS
- the LOC128675992 gene encoding uncharacterized protein LOC128675992, which codes for MRAFVACIALALVSVHAEPPSGYNYNRPSGGGISGGFSGGFSGGLSGGGSYRAVSSGYQTSEGQNVDPQLLEQVRQILLKEESQSSSGSGFGGGYASAPSSSYGAPAPSSSYGAPSSSYGAPSTSYGAPSARVVGIDLEGVRQAIQVAQFEQSGGSSGGYPSGPSSSYGAPARAPSGSYGAPY